The genomic region aatatatattttagaaatTTAATGGATTTTTCCTATCATAAAAACCTAATTTTGTTTGAATAAAATGTAATACAAAGCTTTCTCATAGATGCTATTAAGGAATAGAAATATATTTTTCTAATAAGTTTAATTTATAAgttgcaatatttatttatttatttattttggtaaGATCTGCCAAAGTTCAAAAAGGAGAAATTATATAGCATACTAGTTGAGCCATATTACTTACTACAAGGCCTAATGACAATCAATAATATAGGTAAGCATTGCCCTTTCTCATTTCCACAAGCCTCTCCACCATATCCTTTGGCAAAATCTCCTTACTGCCTTGCATGAACTCCTCAAACTTATCTATAATATTCTCCTTTCCCACTCCAGACTTGAAGAATGCCCATTCTTTCTTCATTTTAGTCTTTTTACCCTCTACTGCAAAATCAGAAAAACCAACCATGATACTAGATTCTGGGACAACTTTGAGATCATTTATATCAGCTTTAACTCCTTCAACATTCTCCTCTCAAACCATTCTTTGGACAATCCCAAAGGCACTCAGAGGATAACCCAAGATCTAAACGATCGGCTCAAACAATGCTCGATAGACTTCTCCATCATGGACAAGGCCTCCGCTCCATAAATTGTATCGTAGAATCTGAATCACTAATTCCTTCTCCTTGTCCTCATCTTTGTTCAGTTGTTCCTCTAGGGACTCAATAACCCCTGCCTGAGATTCACAATGACACACAATGCTAAATGAATTTTCCATATTCACTCAAGACCCTGCCATAGCTTGAAACTATTCTCTGACATGCAAACAAAGGCAAGGAAGGTTCAATAAATAGATCCCATAAGAGATAATACCATATCCAAAAAAATCTATGTCTCTACAAATAATCCATGCAATCTAACATCTCCCTACCCAAAACGTCTTGTAGATCTAGCACACAATCTACCAAACTATTTTAGAAACCCGCACTTGCATTCCTAGCTCATCCAAGCCTTTACTAATCACTTTGTGGCATAGTCGATCTTGATGATTGTGCAAATGATCAATCAAGAAAAATCTAGACACAAAAGATAAAGCCATAGTAAAGAGCCAATGTCATGTAACTTCAACAAATACCCACCTATGAGAGACCAGATTGCCGAAAGGAATCCATCATGATGATATCCCTAAGCTCCTTCTACTGAGTAGTCTCATGCACCATCTTGTTTGGGATACCACTCCTTATACCCTTGTTGGAAAGCCAGTTTGTCATCTGATTCCCTTCACAAAAAATGTGAGATATAGAAAAATATGAGAATTGcttcaatttttttgtgattttgaacAACCATTTCCCAAGCCTCCAATTAACAATATTAGATTTTAGTACGATGTTCACCACTGGGTGATAGTCCCCTTCAGCCTCTATTTTTGAAAGGCCCTTCTCTCGGCATAATTCCAAACCTCTGTCTTTTGGCTTTTTTATTGGTGGCAATGTCCTTAAAGCCTTGTACAACAGAAACCAAATGACTAGAATAATCCCGGATAATGGCCCCAAATCCCGCCTCCCCGATATTTCCTTTGCTTGcttcatcaaaattcaatttgaaaaagTCCTTCATTGGTGCCTTCCATTTTATGCCCTTCCTAAATAAATTACTACAAGCAATCATGACCTCACCAAAGTATAAAAATTTGCCACTTGTCCTCCATACATTTATCCCATTTGGAAACCATCTTCACTTTTTAAAGAGGGAGTTTGTCATCGACCACTTTTTCAATGGACACCTTAATCATACTGATGATAATCTTAGTGGGAAAACATTCTTCCCAAAATATCCTtatattcctctccttccaaatctGCCAGGCAATAATTGAAGGCCCAAAAATCCAAATGTCCCCCCATTTAGAATTCACCTTGTCCACTAGCCTAGCATTCAGGAATTCAAAAGTTTATCATTCCTTGTTGCCTGCCACTCTACCATTTCCATTAACCAATCCTAGCAACCTATAGCGAACAAACACCAAAGAATAAAATGACTGGAAGTCTCTTCGTTTTGTCTGCACATGGTGTTAGCATAATCTGCAATATCcagtttttttgtttttctatgctTTTCTTAGATAACAAACACCACAATCTATTTTATCGGTGTTTTATGGATAATTGTGTTGTTTGATTAGTTGTTAAGGTAACTAAGGAACATCtctattttttagttttatttctGATTTGCCTTCATTGTTTCTTTGATGAAGGCTCTATATATTATGTAATTCATTCATTTGTAAATCAATGAAAACAAGTTTATTCTTATTCTGCTCTCAATTTTCTCTTATGTTATACTGCAAGTTGTGTTCTTATTTTTCAGCTAGATCCTCTTGTGCAGGTTTAGATAAaaaatttacatggtatcagagtgcaTGGGTGCTAGAAAGAAGAAGCATTAATAATCTTTTGCAATTTTTGAAGATTAGAGATGTTTTAGAATAGAAATTTTCATTGTCATGGGGGATGTCAGTTAATTTTGTTTATGTATTCAAGAACTGAAATAAATTTCCAAAAAGGGGCAATATAATTCTATAATGGGAATAAAATATCATCCATCTATCATTACTTTGGAAGAAGGAAACTATAAGTCGTGGCGTGATGGAATCCTAAAGCATTGTCAATGGATTCATCTATTGCCACATTTGTATGGATTTATTCCTGAACCAAGTACTTCTTGGAAGAAATCTGCATGGGAAAGTAGAAATGATCATGTCTTAGGATTTATTGGTTTAAGTGTTGGGGAACACACATCGTGGGCTCTATCACACATTGAGTGCCCTCGCACTCTTTGGACCACTTTATGGGAAATGTATTGAGATCCCACTGAACCTCCATTCCTAGATGATCCAACTATAGACATGCTTCTCTCCCATGATAATGATGATCATCCTATGTATGATGATGAGACTGAAGAGGAAATTTCTTATTGGAAGAGTCTGGATTGTCTTGATTACATAGAGAtatctcttcttgcttcttctctttctACACCTCTAGTATTGGCAACTATTTAGTAACCTCCAACTACCAGTCTGACAGAGATTTTGTCTTCTCCAAATGCTACCTCAGATTCTCTTCAGCAAGTTCATTCTTTTCCTCTTGATGAGCGAGATATCATCCTATTagacatttatcatttgtttgttgaatctctTCTTGATCATGATGACAATATTGAGGACAAGTGCCATCTCTTCAATGTTAGCTGACATCAAGATgcatattcttttggtttggattctcttgTTCTCTCTCAACCACTCCATGCTACTATCTTGACACATCTTGATTCACATCCGAACAAATCTGATGCTTTAGTGGTTactgttcttgagtcttgtatggtAGAGTCATAGTTCAGGCTAGAGAAATATGAGTATTTTCAAGAACCATTCATTTTGATTCCTTCATATATTTCACTTGAGTGGAAATTCAGCAGTTTGATAGCTCAAGGTTTCTATCATCCAAAATGAAGAGGCATCATTTGTTATAAAGGAACCTACTATAGCATTTGTTAGGCTACATTTTGTATtgacattctttctcttctttgtggaggcaaaAATGGGTTCACTTTCTGCCAGACCTTCTCAGGGTGAAGGACATTGCAGCATAGAAGCTATCATGTTGAATTAGTGTTTATTTTTGAGGGGGGGATTTGTTCCCACcaggttttccctctttcctctttcctttccttaGGCTTtagtctccttagttagacttaagggagGGTATCAGCGCAATCTGCaatatccatttttttttgttgatatgTTCTTTTCTTGGATAACAAACACCACAATCTGTTTTATCAATGTTTTACAGATAATTGTGTTGTTTTCTTAGTTGTTAAGCTAACTAAGGAATATCTCTTTTTTTTCAGTTTTATTCCTAATTTTCCTTCGTTTTTTTCTTTGATAAAGGCTCTATATATTATGTAATTCATTCATTTGTAAATAAATGAAAACAGTTTTGTTCTTATTCTGctctcaattttctcctatttttgataaagataaatgggttttacatggacctgaaaccaaaagttttacaaaatctGGTCATCAGCCAAATAGATAGAAACCAACAGAAAAGTAGGGGAGCACCCCAGAATAGACACGAAAGAAAAAGAGACATAGAGAACAAAACAAAAGAACTCAAATAAGagagtgcaccagctccttgttcttctggatggtaatcttattgatttcctccagttcttccataatgaatctggaggttcccTTATTGCTACTCCTGCTTCTAGTCCTAAAACTAGGGCCAGTGGTTTTGTTTCCTCCAGCAGCAATGTCTTCACCTCTAAGATCTTTCCCAAGTTCACTATTAATGGATATGTACTCTgcaaccatgacattgatctttttgagcccctccatactattattcatggcctccttgcttatgttGACTAGGTTCTTGAGGTTTTTTTGTATCTCCACCATAGactgttccaccttttcaattctttgttcatggttgcatttcataacCTTGACATCTTGGGAGAGCTTCTAGGTCATAATCATGAGCTTCTCATATTTTCTAGGCTATAGCGAAGCTGTGAAGATATATATTATCtccttaacccccactttgagggtgtcaattttctcttctattATATTGCAAGTTGTATTCTTATTTTTCAGCTAGATCCTCTTGTGCGGGTTTAGATAAAATTTTACACATGGGACACATGTTGGGACCTTTGAAATGCCAATTGTTTCGAGTCTACCACCCATGAGAATCCTACTATGGAGAGCGATCCATAAAAAAGAACCAACCCTTGGAAGAACTCTCTCATCCCAACAAATCCTCACTAGCCAACACACCCCCTTGGATCTCCTCCTCTAAATCGAATATCCTAGACTCACCTTGTAGTTTCCACTTTTGGTTTCACACTAAAtgacttcatcttcttccattgttaAAAAGACTCTCCAATAGGATAGAATCTCTGAAAGTTTAAGACCATTTTCCTGACTTATACTGCCATCAATAGGTCTCCACACAAATTGATTGGGCCTCTCCCTAGAAGGAATGATATAATCTGACACAAACAAACCCATTTTGAGCTCAACAGGGTGAAATATTTGTAATAGTCATTTTGATTATTTTCATCTCACTAAAAAATAATACAATGATGAAGAATTTCTCTGTAAAGATTTCATATGTCATTtatattgattttttaaatttattttttatatcatgAGATAATCTAGCGACTCAATCTAACAATCCAACCACACCTTCCCCTAATCTTACTTTTTATGTCATTTATATTAATTGTTATATAAGGGACTTCATATTTTCATAAAAAGATAAAACTGATCACTAGTTTTTTAAGTAAGATACAATAAAgatataagaattttttttatttatattttccttGACTTCAAATTTTATGAACTACATATctaattataaattatatacttGAAACATTTAAGTAGGCTACTAGTCCAcattaattctatttttctcttgTATTTTTATAGAATTCTTTTAAAATTTCTAGTGGATCATAATAATATTCATGCACTAACATTCATCCTCCCTTTTCAGTTTAGAAAATTACCTATGACAAGGGAGGACAAAAATTAACTAATCCTAATCATGGGCGTCTTTGTATTCCAAGGAGCTTGTAACTTCAAAATTAGACAAAAACATGTAGTacctcaaaaaaaaatttaaaaaaaataaaaggatGTTAGATTGCTCTTAAAATTAATGAACTCATGCTATGTCTTAAAGTTTCTATCAAGGAtggaattatatatttaaaaaatgaattaaaaaaatcatttgagACAAAACTAAGAATATTTGTGCATTTTCACACATTGTAAAGAAGAATTTGATGTATTGCACTTAATCTTAGTACTTTGTACTTTGATTTTATCCttcatatatatattatacatctAAGCTAATTTatatcttaatttttattttttatattataaaatttaaatataatatatattgatTTAAGTAACTCTAAAAATTATCATATGTTAGTTCACCAATTAATTACTTTTATGACCTAATCATAAATTTCTTTATGAATAAATTGCTATGacctaatcataaatttaaatatcttTACCAACAATAAATGAACCAAATTTTCTTCATCCATCATAAATTAGGTAGATAAATTAGGTTTCCTATCACTATTAGATTGTATGATTGAATCCTTAGAATTTCCTGGTAGTTGATTTTTGTGGTTTGCATGCTCTCATAGACTCTTTGATTAATATacgtaaaaaaaaaatagaatcaaTCAAACAAAAACAATTATTATCTATAGACAGGCAGAGGAGGCTCGGCCGAACGAATCCCAAAgtctttcttttttttcaattaagcgAGAAAGGCCAAACCTATTACAACATACAATTGCTAATTTGATATAGTAAAATCTCATGCTCTAATTAAATACAAAATTGTTCCTACTGCTAAATATCAGTAATGGTAGCATGGATCTCCTGGGCAGCCAAATTATTAATAGCTTATAAACGCGTGTAACAGGAGAGGCTGATATTACTGCACAACCTGCTATCACCAAAAACCCCATAAGCTGTATACTCACTGAAGCTGATGCATACTTCACAAACATTCTCACGCCTTCATCATCTATCTCTCCACCATCAAACAATTGTTTTGTTAAAATTATGCACCCAACGCCTCCGGAGGCACTGGATAAAACTATGTAGGCCATCAGCTGTTTCATCAAAACCAATTCCTTTTAGTAAGAATCCCTATATTTTTGAAGGTTCATAGATTTTAAATTACAATTTTGTAGTTAAAAGGAATTGAACACAGACCTGATCGAAGATTAAGCTAAGATAAAAGTAGAGTCTTCCAGATAGGCTAATAAGTTCTTGTATAATTCGTATGAAAGAATATGCACAGGCTATAATATTTACAGCTACAACGTATCTGCAACACATGAAATTTTCAAAGTCTTCAATTAAAACTGGAAATATCTGTCGACCGGAAGAAGATCAATAAAGTTTGATTATAGAATTATATAGAAATACAGAGTAATTTCAAAGTATTTCCAGACAAATAGATATCCTCAAAGCCCACACACAAACAGTGAGC from Cryptomeria japonica chromosome 3, Sugi_1.0, whole genome shotgun sequence harbors:
- the LOC131060644 gene encoding CASP-like protein 3A1, whose translation is MNRAEVHNLILRITAFLLFLVSLILMLISKTSSDTESISHGKYSTSFQYRFNDYKPFRYVVAVNIIACAYSFIRIIQELISLSGRLYFYLSLIFDQLMAYIVLSSASGGVGCIILTKQLFDGGEIDDEGVRMFVKYASASVSIQLMGFLVIAGCAVISASPVTRVYKLLIIWLPRRSMLPLLIFSSRNNFVFN